From Methylobacterium radiodurans, a single genomic window includes:
- a CDS encoding RBBP9/YdeN family alpha/beta hydrolase, protein MKTADCDILIVPGLRGSEEEHWQARWASRLPTARLVEQDDWHNPEPSPWRARIVEAVAAATRPVILIAHSLGVVACVEAVPDLKPGIVRGAVFVALPDVENAPNLPDSVRAFAPLPRDPLPFPSLVVASRTDPHCDYARAEDFAYAWGAAIVDAGDSGHINVASGHGPWPEGLMRFAGFMKTL, encoded by the coding sequence ATGAAAACCGCCGATTGCGACATCCTCATCGTGCCGGGGCTCAGGGGCTCGGAGGAGGAGCACTGGCAGGCCCGCTGGGCTAGCCGCCTGCCGACCGCCCGCCTCGTCGAGCAGGACGACTGGCACAATCCGGAGCCCAGCCCCTGGCGCGCCCGGATCGTCGAGGCGGTCGCCGCCGCGACCCGGCCCGTCATCCTCATCGCCCACAGCCTCGGCGTGGTCGCCTGCGTCGAGGCGGTACCGGATCTGAAACCCGGCATCGTGCGCGGCGCCGTCTTCGTGGCGCTGCCTGACGTCGAGAACGCCCCGAACCTGCCCGACAGCGTGCGCGCCTTCGCGCCGCTGCCGCGCGATCCCCTGCCCTTCCCGTCGCTGGTGGTGGCGAGCCGGACCGACCCGCACTGCGACTACGCCCGGGCCGAGGACTTCGCCTATGCGTGGGGTGCCGCGATCGTGGATGCGGGGGATTCCGGCCACATCAACGTCGCGAGCGGGCACGGGCCCTGGCCCGAGGGGCTGATGCGGTTCGCCGGCTTCATGAAGACACTCTGA
- a CDS encoding YcjF family protein, with the protein MSNPRRPRAFRIPSDQPAPEGVAPEPVAPSQVRIVEEPFEIVDAADGTPVPVAVKRRSPWGALLLSSVSGLVAIAVGLSVERLIADLFATAPWLGWVALALLGLALLALLAIVARELSGLWRERKIEHLRQAAIDALATRDHTAAQGVVRDLSAFYADRAALAPGRERLATLGDAILDVDDRIGIAEHELLAPLDRQARNAIATAAKQVSAVTALSPRAIVDVAFVVFAAVRLLRRIAAIYGGRPGFLGFIRLARAAVAHLTVTGGMAVGESMLQQVLGLGVAARISAKLGEGVLNGLMTARFGLAALAVCRPLPFTREAPPKLTDVAGELLKATQPDPDASR; encoded by the coding sequence ATGTCGAACCCGCGGCGCCCGCGCGCCTTCCGCATCCCCTCCGACCAGCCGGCGCCGGAAGGCGTCGCGCCCGAACCGGTCGCGCCGTCCCAGGTCCGGATCGTCGAGGAGCCGTTCGAGATCGTGGACGCGGCCGACGGCACGCCCGTTCCGGTCGCGGTGAAGCGCCGGTCGCCCTGGGGGGCATTGCTGCTCTCCTCGGTCAGCGGCCTCGTGGCGATCGCGGTCGGGCTCTCGGTCGAGCGCCTGATCGCGGACCTGTTCGCGACCGCGCCCTGGCTCGGCTGGGTGGCGCTGGCGCTGCTCGGCCTCGCGCTGCTTGCCCTGCTGGCGATCGTCGCGCGGGAACTCTCCGGCCTCTGGCGCGAGCGCAAGATCGAGCATCTGCGCCAGGCTGCGATCGATGCCCTGGCGACGCGCGACCACACGGCGGCGCAGGGGGTGGTGCGCGATCTCTCGGCCTTCTACGCAGACCGCGCGGCCTTGGCGCCGGGCCGCGAGCGGCTGGCGACCTTGGGAGACGCGATCCTCGACGTGGACGACCGCATCGGCATCGCTGAGCACGAGTTGCTGGCGCCGCTCGACCGACAGGCCCGAAACGCCATCGCGACGGCGGCCAAGCAGGTCTCGGCGGTGACGGCGCTCAGTCCGCGGGCGATCGTGGACGTGGCCTTCGTGGTCTTTGCAGCGGTGCGGCTGCTGCGCCGGATCGCGGCGATCTACGGCGGGCGCCCGGGCTTTCTCGGCTTCATCCGGCTCGCCCGCGCGGCGGTCGCCCATCTCACGGTGACGGGCGGCATGGCGGTCGGCGAGAGCATGCTGCAGCAGGTGCTGGGGCTGGGGGTCGCCGCGCGCATCTCGGCCAAGCTCGGGGAAGGCGTGCTGAACGGCCTGATGACCGCCCGCTTCGGCCTCGCCGCGCTCGCGGTCTGCCGCCCGCTGCCCTTCACCCGCGAGGCCCCGCCGAAGCTCACCGACGTAGCGGGCGAACTCCTCAAGGCGACCCAGCCGGACCCCGACGCCTCCCGTTGA
- a CDS encoding YcjX family protein, translating into MRAFAEASGDLLVQPTLRLGVTGLARSGKTVFTTALIHHLTETHALPAFAPAQEGRLRRARLVPQPDDDVPRFPFEDHFAALTERRLWPRSTDRISQFRLAIEYERAGSWRSGPGTLMLDVVDYPGEWLLDLALIEQDYTAWSRATINGTRRAGRAEIAAPWLALLATLDPNAPLDEVLAERASDAFKAYLAALRNGPEAVATTPPGRFLMPGDLAGSPALTFAPIDNLPETIAPDSLAGLMQRRFEAYKAKVVVPFFRDHFQRVDRQIVLVDVLAAVDAGPTAVAELEEALDAVLLSLNIGRNTLFSRLFAPRADRILFAATKADHLHQTSHDRLDALLRLLVSRAMRRTEAAGARVGTVALASVRATRETTVHDGSESLRAVAGVPEAGEVVDGEVFDGTSEAAVFPGELPARPEAVLEGAVDPGSLRFPRFRPPLIRPDALGRPGQLPQIRLDRAMQFLFGDRLA; encoded by the coding sequence ATGCGGGCTTTCGCCGAGGCGTCGGGCGATCTCCTGGTCCAGCCGACGCTGCGGCTCGGCGTGACCGGGCTGGCGCGCTCGGGCAAGACGGTCTTCACGACCGCGCTGATCCACCACCTCACCGAGACCCACGCGCTGCCGGCCTTCGCGCCTGCGCAGGAGGGGCGGCTGCGCCGCGCCCGGCTCGTGCCCCAGCCCGACGACGACGTGCCGCGCTTCCCCTTCGAGGACCATTTCGCCGCCCTGACCGAACGCCGGCTCTGGCCGCGCTCGACCGACCGGATCAGCCAGTTCCGCCTCGCCATCGAGTACGAGCGGGCGGGAAGCTGGCGCTCGGGCCCCGGCACCCTGATGCTCGACGTGGTGGACTACCCGGGCGAGTGGCTGCTCGACCTCGCGCTGATCGAGCAGGACTACACCGCTTGGTCGCGCGCCACGATCAACGGCACCCGCCGGGCCGGCCGTGCCGAGATCGCCGCGCCCTGGCTCGCCCTGCTCGCGACCCTCGACCCGAACGCGCCGCTCGACGAGGTTCTGGCCGAGCGGGCGAGCGACGCGTTCAAGGCCTATCTGGCGGCGCTCCGCAACGGGCCGGAGGCGGTGGCCACCACGCCGCCGGGCCGATTCCTGATGCCGGGCGACCTCGCGGGCTCGCCCGCGCTTACCTTCGCGCCGATCGACAACCTGCCGGAGACGATCGCGCCCGACAGCCTCGCCGGGCTGATGCAGCGTCGCTTCGAGGCCTACAAGGCGAAGGTGGTGGTGCCGTTCTTCCGCGACCATTTCCAGCGGGTCGATCGGCAGATCGTGCTGGTCGACGTGCTGGCCGCGGTCGATGCCGGCCCGACCGCGGTCGCCGAGCTGGAGGAGGCGTTGGACGCAGTGCTGCTCAGCCTCAACATCGGGCGCAACACCCTGTTCTCCCGCCTCTTCGCGCCGCGGGCCGACCGGATCCTGTTCGCCGCCACCAAGGCCGACCATCTCCACCAGACGAGCCACGACCGGCTCGACGCGCTGCTGCGCCTGCTCGTCTCGCGCGCCATGCGCCGGACCGAGGCCGCGGGCGCGCGGGTCGGTACCGTGGCGCTCGCTTCCGTGCGGGCGACCCGGGAGACCACGGTCCACGACGGCTCTGAGAGCCTGCGCGCGGTCGCCGGCGTGCCAGAGGCCGGCGAGGTGGTGGACGGCGAGGTCTTCGACGGGACGAGCGAGGCCGCGGTCTTCCCGGGCGAGTTGCCGGCCCGGCCGGAGGCGGTGCTGGAGGGCGCGGTCGATCCGGGCTCGCTCCGCTTCCCCCGCTTCCGCCCGCCGCTCATCCGCCCGGACGCTCTCGGGCGACCGGGGCAGCTGCCGCAGATCCGGCTGGACCGGGCTATGCAGTTCCTGTTCGGCGACAGGCTGGCGTGA
- the hisN gene encoding histidinol-phosphatase — MSVVELGRFMHDLADASGRAILPFFRAQFGLDDKARGGAPFDPVTEADRAAEVVMRRMIRDAFPGHGILGEEFGSERLDAECVWVLDPIDGTRAFISGLPTWGTLIGLKKGETAVRGLMHQPFLAERFTGDGHSAKLRGPAGERTLRTRRCADLSAALLATTDPRLFAEGEEAERFRAVQDQVRMTRYGTDCYAYCMLAAGQIDLVVEAGLKPYDIVALIPIVEGAGGVVTNWDGGPATEGGRIVAAGDPRLHEAALRRLGA; from the coding sequence ATGAGCGTCGTCGAACTCGGCCGGTTCATGCACGACCTCGCCGACGCCTCGGGCCGGGCGATCCTGCCCTTCTTCCGGGCGCAGTTCGGGCTGGACGACAAGGCCCGCGGCGGCGCGCCCTTCGATCCCGTCACCGAGGCCGACCGCGCCGCCGAGGTGGTGATGCGCCGGATGATCCGCGACGCCTTCCCGGGCCACGGGATCCTCGGCGAGGAGTTCGGCTCGGAGCGGCTCGACGCCGAGTGTGTCTGGGTGCTCGACCCGATCGACGGGACCCGCGCCTTCATCAGCGGCCTGCCGACCTGGGGCACGCTGATCGGCCTCAAGAAGGGCGAGACGGCCGTGCGCGGCCTGATGCACCAGCCCTTCCTGGCTGAGCGCTTCACCGGCGACGGGCACAGCGCGAAGCTGCGCGGCCCGGCGGGCGAGCGCACCTTGCGCACACGCCGCTGCGCCGACCTCTCGGCGGCGCTGCTCGCCACTACGGATCCGCGCCTCTTCGCCGAGGGCGAGGAGGCCGAGCGCTTCCGCGCGGTGCAGGATCAGGTCCGCATGACCCGCTACGGCACCGATTGCTACGCCTACTGCATGCTCGCCGCCGGCCAGATCGACCTCGTGGTCGAGGCCGGGCTGAAACCCTACGACATCGTCGCGCTGATCCCGATCGTGGAGGGCGCGGGCGGGGTGGTCACGAACTGGGACGGCGGTCCGGCAACGGAGGGCGGCCGCATCGTCGCGGCCGGCGACCCGCGGCTGCACGAGGCGGCGCTGAGGCGGCTCGGAGCGTAG
- a CDS encoding AI-2E family transporter, translated as MASMTREGPLIPPRPTRIAAAETPRAAMASPVVIAAVIIAGLYFGREILIPIAIALLLSFVLGPLVHFLRRIRFPRLVAVGLTVLLTMGVVAALATLIGVQVADLAGDVPRYRATIERKVEGLRESPVGRITEYVAGIGRAIHEAGAPAHGDKQADNPAADPGAEPAPKPVVVETRQPMPGPLETAEKLLSPALQPLATAGIVVVVLIFVLMQREDLRDRMIRLAGSSDLHRTTVAMDDAARRLSRYFVAQLALNAGFGIAIGVGLYLIGVPSPVLWGIFAALMRFVPYIGAFLCALFPMALAAAVDPGWNMLIATGLLFVVLEPLVGQLFEPMLYGHSTGLSPLAVLVSALFWTWLWGPIGLLLSTPLTVCLVVLGRHVDKLEFLDVLFGNTPALTPVENFYQRILADDPEEAQEHADLILAGCSLSAYYDSVVVKGLELAARDAARGVLTVQQKSAIRESVTELIDELADRDDAAPEDAPKGSGDGVCDRQDGAPFAPKPATLPEAWTRPGAVLCVAGRGFLDEAAAAILAQLLAKRGMGTRVVSFSDLARAKIDAFEPGPACLVCIVSLAIAGEPTHLRRLARRLRQRLPDVPLLVGLWQTDDVATAPTAIPAEMHVATLRGAVEAVVGMVREDGAPERPERDAPALATAQA; from the coding sequence ATGGCGAGCATGACACGAGAGGGGCCGCTGATCCCGCCGCGGCCGACCCGCATCGCCGCGGCCGAGACCCCGCGCGCGGCGATGGCCTCGCCGGTGGTCATCGCCGCGGTGATCATCGCGGGACTGTATTTCGGCCGCGAGATCCTCATCCCGATCGCGATCGCACTGCTGCTTTCCTTCGTGCTCGGGCCCCTCGTCCACTTCCTGCGCCGGATCCGATTCCCCCGGCTCGTCGCCGTTGGGCTGACGGTGCTGCTGACGATGGGCGTCGTGGCCGCGCTCGCCACCCTGATCGGCGTGCAGGTCGCCGACCTCGCGGGCGACGTGCCGCGCTATCGCGCCACGATCGAGCGCAAGGTCGAGGGCCTGCGCGAGAGTCCGGTCGGCCGGATCACCGAGTACGTCGCCGGGATCGGGCGCGCGATCCACGAGGCGGGCGCGCCCGCTCACGGCGACAAGCAGGCGGACAACCCGGCCGCGGATCCGGGCGCCGAGCCCGCGCCGAAGCCCGTCGTGGTCGAGACGCGCCAGCCGATGCCGGGCCCGCTGGAGACCGCCGAGAAGCTCCTCTCGCCCGCCCTTCAGCCGCTGGCCACCGCCGGCATCGTCGTGGTGGTGCTGATCTTCGTGCTGATGCAGCGGGAGGATCTGCGCGACCGCATGATCCGGCTCGCCGGTTCCAGCGACCTGCACCGCACCACGGTGGCGATGGACGACGCCGCGCGCCGTTTGAGCCGCTACTTCGTCGCCCAGCTCGCGCTGAATGCCGGCTTCGGCATCGCGATCGGCGTCGGGCTCTACCTCATCGGCGTGCCGAGCCCCGTGCTCTGGGGCATCTTCGCCGCGCTGATGCGCTTCGTTCCCTATATCGGGGCGTTTCTCTGTGCCCTGTTCCCAATGGCGCTGGCGGCGGCGGTCGATCCCGGCTGGAACATGCTGATCGCCACGGGGCTGCTCTTCGTGGTGCTGGAGCCCCTGGTCGGCCAGCTCTTCGAGCCGATGCTCTACGGGCACTCGACCGGGCTCTCGCCGCTGGCCGTGCTGGTCTCGGCCCTGTTCTGGACCTGGCTCTGGGGGCCGATCGGCCTCCTGCTGTCGACGCCGCTCACCGTCTGCCTCGTCGTACTCGGCCGCCACGTCGACAAGCTCGAATTCCTCGACGTGCTGTTCGGCAACACCCCGGCTCTCACCCCGGTCGAGAACTTCTACCAGCGCATCCTCGCCGACGACCCGGAGGAGGCGCAGGAGCACGCCGACCTGATCCTCGCCGGGTGCTCGCTCTCGGCCTACTACGACAGCGTGGTGGTGAAGGGGCTGGAGCTCGCGGCCCGGGACGCCGCGCGCGGCGTGCTCACCGTCCAGCAGAAATCGGCCATCCGCGAGAGCGTGACCGAGCTGATCGACGAACTCGCCGACCGCGACGACGCGGCGCCGGAGGATGCGCCGAAGGGGAGCGGGGACGGCGTCTGTGATCGCCAGGACGGCGCCCCGTTCGCGCCGAAGCCCGCGACGCTGCCCGAGGCCTGGACCAGGCCCGGCGCGGTGCTGTGTGTGGCCGGCCGCGGCTTCCTCGACGAGGCCGCCGCCGCGATCCTGGCGCAGCTCCTGGCGAAGCGCGGGATGGGCACCCGCGTCGTGTCCTTCTCCGACCTGGCCCGCGCGAAGATCGACGCCTTCGAGCCGGGTCCGGCCTGCCTCGTCTGCATCGTCTCGCTGGCCATCGCGGGCGAGCCGACGCATCTGCGCCGTCTGGCGCGGCGGCTGCGGCAGCGCCTGCCGGACGTGCCGCTCCTCGTCGGCCTCTGGCAGACGGACGACGTCGCCACCGCGCCGACTGCGATTCCCGCCGAGATGCACGTCGCCACCCTGCGCGGTGCGGTCGAGGCGGTGGTCGGCATGGTGCGGGAGGACGGAGCGCCCGAGCGGCCCGAGCGGGATGCGCCGGCCCTCGCGACCGCGCAGGCCTGA
- a CDS encoding LamB/YcsF family protein, which translates to MHIDLNADLGEGFGPWRMGDDAAILDVVTSANVACGLHAGDPDIMVATARAALARGVALGAHPGFADLQGFGRRVVRLGERAIENLVAYQVGALQACAALGGHRVTYVKAHGALNNLQNAEDEVAAAVARGVHGVDPRLVLVVMPGLPSERAALDVGLAVAREVFADRAYADDGQLASRALPGAVIEDPEEAADRVAAMVGEEAVTTVSGKRLPVAIDTVCVHGDTPGAVATARAVRRALEAAGHALKPFAP; encoded by the coding sequence ATGCACATCGACCTCAACGCGGATCTCGGGGAGGGATTCGGACCCTGGCGCATGGGCGACGACGCGGCGATTCTCGACGTCGTCACCTCGGCCAACGTCGCCTGCGGACTACATGCGGGCGATCCCGACATCATGGTGGCGACGGCGCGAGCGGCGCTGGCGCGCGGCGTCGCGCTCGGCGCCCATCCGGGCTTCGCCGACCTTCAGGGCTTCGGACGCCGGGTGGTGCGCCTCGGCGAGCGCGCGATCGAGAACCTCGTCGCCTATCAGGTCGGCGCGCTCCAGGCCTGCGCGGCACTCGGCGGGCACCGCGTCACCTATGTCAAGGCGCACGGAGCCCTGAACAACCTCCAGAACGCGGAAGACGAGGTCGCCGCCGCGGTGGCGCGCGGCGTGCATGGGGTCGATCCGCGCCTCGTCCTCGTGGTGATGCCGGGCCTGCCCTCGGAGCGGGCGGCACTGGATGTGGGGCTCGCCGTCGCCCGCGAGGTCTTCGCCGACCGCGCCTACGCCGATGATGGGCAGCTCGCGTCCCGGGCGCTCCCCGGCGCCGTGATCGAGGATCCGGAGGAAGCCGCCGACCGCGTCGCCGCGATGGTGGGGGAGGAGGCGGTCACCACGGTCTCGGGCAAGCGCCTGCCCGTCGCGATCGACACGGTCTGCGTCCACGGCGACACCCCGGGCGCGGTCGCCACGGCCCGCGCGGTCCGCCGCGCGCTGGAGGCGGCCGGACACGCCCTGAAACCCTTCGCTCCCTGA
- the pncB gene encoding nicotinate phosphoribosyltransferase: MSDLATRVYNHNFRIDPIVRSLLDTDFYKLLMAQMILRRHADVSVTFGIHNRTSRVRLAEAVDAGELREQLDHARSLRLGRGEATWLRGNAFYGTRRILSAEFIAWFEDFRLPEYELAVRDGQYELSFHGSWLETTMWEVPALAILNELRSRATLRGMGRFDLQVLYARAMSRVWEKIERLRRLPDLSIADFGTRRRHGFLWQDWCVQAMQEGLGPHFTGTSNCLIAMRRELEAVGTNAHELPMVYAALSPDDASLAQAPYAVLRDWQQDYEGNLLVALPDTYGTTGFLKDAPDWISAWTGIRIDSKDPIEGGEEVIAFWRSRGCDPREKLAIFSDGLDIGTIEAIHAHFHGRMRIGYGWGTLLTNDFRGLVPDGRLDPISIVCKVSEANGYPTVKISDNPSKAQGPAAQVDRYKRVFGVAEQAELPVVV; the protein is encoded by the coding sequence ATGTCCGATCTCGCGACGCGGGTCTACAACCACAATTTCCGCATCGACCCGATCGTCCGGTCGCTGCTCGATACGGATTTCTACAAGCTGCTGATGGCGCAGATGATCCTGCGCCGGCACGCCGACGTCTCCGTCACCTTCGGCATCCACAACCGCACGAGCCGGGTCCGCCTCGCGGAGGCGGTCGATGCGGGGGAACTGCGCGAGCAGCTCGACCACGCCCGCTCGCTCCGCCTCGGGCGCGGCGAGGCGACGTGGCTGCGCGGCAATGCCTTCTACGGCACGCGCCGCATCCTCTCGGCCGAGTTCATCGCCTGGTTCGAGGATTTCCGCCTCCCCGAATACGAACTCGCGGTCCGCGACGGGCAGTACGAGCTGAGCTTCCACGGCTCCTGGCTCGAGACCACGATGTGGGAGGTGCCGGCCCTCGCGATCCTCAACGAGCTGCGCTCGCGCGCGACGTTGCGCGGCATGGGCCGCTTCGACCTCCAGGTGCTCTACGCCCGCGCCATGTCCCGGGTCTGGGAGAAGATCGAGCGCCTGCGCCGCTTGCCCGATCTCTCGATCGCCGATTTCGGCACCCGGCGGCGCCACGGCTTCCTCTGGCAGGATTGGTGCGTGCAGGCGATGCAGGAGGGGCTCGGGCCCCACTTCACCGGCACCTCGAACTGCCTCATCGCCATGCGGCGCGAGCTGGAGGCGGTGGGCACCAACGCCCACGAGCTGCCGATGGTCTACGCGGCGCTGAGTCCCGACGACGCGTCTCTGGCCCAGGCGCCCTACGCGGTGCTGCGCGACTGGCAGCAGGATTACGAGGGCAACCTGCTGGTGGCGCTGCCCGACACTTACGGCACCACCGGCTTCCTGAAGGATGCGCCCGACTGGATCAGCGCCTGGACCGGCATCCGCATCGACTCGAAGGACCCGATCGAGGGCGGCGAGGAGGTCATCGCCTTCTGGCGCTCCCGCGGCTGCGACCCGCGCGAGAAGCTGGCGATCTTCTCCGACGGGCTCGACATCGGCACGATCGAGGCGATCCACGCCCATTTCCACGGGCGCATGCGCATCGGCTACGGCTGGGGCACGCTGCTGACGAACGATTTCCGCGGCCTCGTCCCGGACGGCCGCCTCGACCCGATCTCGATCGTCTGCAAGGTCTCGGAGGCGAACGGCTACCCAACCGTGAAGATCTCCGACAACCCGAGCAAGGCGCAGGGACCGGCGGCGCAGGTAGACCGTTACAAGCGCGTCTTCGGCGTGGCGGAGCAGGCCGAGCTGCCGGTGGTGGTCTGA
- a CDS encoding pyridoxamine 5'-phosphate oxidase family protein gives MHQGNHRDHEGAKKLFDLIKDVKIAMMTTVDSDGTLNSRPMWNNDADENGDLWFFTKLHSPKTTEISRDNQINLAYSDPSSQNYVSVAGKAEIVRDRAKIDEKWQESLKTWFPNGKDDPEVALIRVHPEKGEYWDSPNSTMVHLYGYLKATLTGESPKTEVKKVDLA, from the coding sequence ATGCATCAGGGCAACCACCGCGACCACGAGGGCGCGAAGAAGCTCTTCGACCTGATCAAGGACGTGAAGATCGCGATGATGACCACCGTCGATTCCGACGGCACGCTCAACAGCCGGCCGATGTGGAACAACGACGCCGACGAGAACGGCGACCTGTGGTTCTTCACCAAGCTGCACTCGCCCAAGACGACCGAGATCAGCCGCGACAACCAGATCAACCTCGCCTACTCGGACCCATCGAGCCAGAACTACGTCTCGGTCGCCGGCAAGGCGGAGATCGTGCGCGACCGGGCCAAGATCGACGAGAAGTGGCAAGAGAGCCTGAAGACCTGGTTCCCCAACGGCAAGGACGACCCCGAGGTCGCGCTGATCCGCGTCCATCCGGAGAAGGGCGAGTACTGGGACAGCCCGAACAGCACGATGGTGCACCTCTACGGCTACCTGAAGGCCACGCTCACCGGCGAGAGCCCGAAGACAGAGGTGAAGAAGGTCGATCTGGCTTAA
- a CDS encoding Mrp/NBP35 family ATP-binding protein translates to MAISRDDVMKALTGVAVDAAGTTLTGSGRLSQVVVDANNRVMFSILIDPSEAERFEPVRRAAEGKVLSIPGVSGVFASLTSERGPNHQAQSGAAPRPVQPPRPGAPPNQGPQLPGVRHIVAVASGKGGVGKSTTACNLALALKAQGLKVGLLDADIYGPSVPKLFGLSGKPNVVDNRSMEPMEGYGLKVMSIGFLIEPETAMIWRGPMVQSAITQMLRDVLWGELDVLLVDMPPGTGDAQLTMAQATPLSGAVIVSTPQDLALIDARRGVTMFKKVAVPILGVIENMATFVCPNCGHASHIFGHGGARQEAERLGVPFLGEVPLNMTIRETSDSGRPVVATDPDGPQARVYREIAAKLWQNLSGAAPGRAAPKIVIE, encoded by the coding sequence TTGGCGATCAGCCGCGACGACGTGATGAAGGCGCTGACCGGCGTGGCGGTGGACGCCGCCGGCACCACGCTCACTGGCTCCGGCCGCCTCTCGCAGGTGGTGGTCGACGCGAACAACCGCGTGATGTTCTCGATCCTGATCGATCCGAGCGAGGCCGAGCGGTTCGAGCCGGTGCGCCGCGCCGCCGAGGGCAAGGTCCTGTCGATCCCCGGCGTCTCGGGCGTGTTCGCGAGCCTCACCTCGGAGCGCGGCCCGAACCATCAGGCGCAGAGCGGCGCCGCGCCCCGGCCCGTTCAGCCGCCGCGCCCCGGCGCGCCCCCGAACCAGGGCCCGCAGCTACCCGGCGTTCGCCACATCGTGGCGGTGGCCTCCGGCAAGGGCGGCGTCGGCAAGTCGACCACCGCCTGCAACCTCGCGCTGGCGCTCAAGGCGCAGGGGCTGAAGGTCGGCCTGCTTGATGCCGACATCTACGGTCCCTCGGTGCCGAAGCTCTTCGGTCTCTCCGGCAAGCCGAACGTGGTCGACAACCGCTCCATGGAGCCGATGGAGGGCTACGGGCTCAAGGTCATGTCGATCGGCTTCCTGATCGAGCCCGAGACGGCGATGATCTGGCGCGGGCCGATGGTGCAGTCGGCCATCACCCAGATGCTGCGCGACGTGCTCTGGGGTGAACTCGACGTGCTGCTCGTCGACATGCCGCCCGGCACCGGCGACGCGCAGCTCACCATGGCGCAGGCCACGCCGTTGTCGGGCGCCGTCATCGTCTCGACACCCCAGGACCTCGCGCTGATCGACGCGCGCCGGGGCGTCACCATGTTCAAGAAGGTCGCGGTGCCGATCCTCGGCGTGATCGAGAACATGGCGACCTTCGTCTGCCCGAATTGCGGCCACGCCTCGCACATCTTCGGCCATGGCGGCGCCCGCCAGGAGGCCGAGCGCCTCGGCGTGCCGTTCCTCGGCGAGGTGCCGCTCAACATGACGATCCGCGAGACCTCCGATTCCGGCCGCCCCGTGGTGGCGACGGATCCGGACGGGCCGCAGGCCCGTGTCTACCGCGAGATCGCCGCCAAGCTCTGGCAGAACCTCTCGGGCGCAGCCCCCGGCCGGGCGGCTCCGAAGATCGTGATCGAGTGA
- the mobA gene encoding molybdenum cofactor guanylyltransferase MobA: protein MSASVLGLILAGGRARRMGGGDKPLLELGGRTLLARVAERLGDQCGAGLALSANGDPARFAGFPGPVLPDTVADQPGPLAGILAGLEHAAARGIEAVVSVSGDAPLLPEDLVARLMAVRPEVGIALAASGERRHYTIALWPAALRDNLQSYLGSGERRVGGFIARHPAEAASWPVEPLDPFLNINTPEDLAAAEAALAMSAPRSK from the coding sequence GTGAGCGCGTCCGTCCTCGGCCTGATCCTGGCCGGGGGCCGGGCGCGGCGGATGGGTGGGGGCGACAAGCCCCTGCTCGAACTCGGCGGGCGCACGCTGCTCGCGCGGGTGGCCGAGCGGCTCGGGGACCAGTGCGGGGCCGGGCTGGCGCTCAGCGCCAATGGCGACCCGGCGCGCTTCGCCGGCTTCCCGGGCCCGGTCCTGCCGGACACGGTAGCGGACCAGCCGGGCCCGCTCGCCGGCATCCTGGCGGGATTGGAGCACGCTGCCGCGCGGGGGATCGAGGCTGTCGTCAGCGTCTCGGGCGACGCACCGCTCCTGCCGGAGGATCTGGTGGCGCGGCTGATGGCGGTGCGCCCGGAGGTCGGCATCGCGCTGGCGGCTTCGGGCGAGCGGCGGCACTACACGATCGCCCTCTGGCCGGCGGCGCTGCGGGACAACCTCCAGTCCTATCTGGGAAGCGGCGAGCGCCGAGTCGGCGGCTTCATCGCCCGCCACCCGGCGGAGGCGGCCTCCTGGCCGGTCGAGCCACTGGACCCCTTCCTCAACATCAACACGCCGGAGGATCTGGCGGCGGCGGAAGCCGCGCTGGCCATGTCCGCTCCGCGTTCGAAATGA
- a CDS encoding peptidylprolyl isomerase: MADNETIVLETTKGRVVIALRPDLAPNHVERIKTLAGQGFYDGVPFHRVIDGFMAQTGDPTGTGSGGSDLPDLNAEFNAEPHVRGTCSMARTNFPHSANSQFFICFDDARFLDRQYTVWGKVIEGMDVVDTINKGEPPRSPDKIVKATVGAA, translated from the coding sequence ATGGCAGACAACGAGACGATCGTCCTCGAGACCACCAAGGGCCGCGTGGTGATCGCCCTGCGCCCCGACCTGGCGCCCAACCACGTCGAGCGCATCAAGACGCTCGCCGGCCAGGGCTTCTACGACGGCGTGCCGTTCCACCGGGTGATCGACGGCTTCATGGCCCAGACCGGCGACCCGACCGGCACGGGCTCCGGCGGCTCGGACCTCCCCGATCTCAACGCCGAGTTCAACGCCGAGCCGCACGTGCGCGGCACCTGCTCGATGGCCCGCACGAACTTCCCGCACTCGGCCAACTCGCAGTTCTTCATCTGCTTCGACGACGCCCGCTTCCTCGACCGTCAGTACACGGTCTGGGGCAAGGTCATCGAGGGCATGGACGTGGTCGACACGATCAACAAGGGCGAGCCCCCGCGCTCGCCGGACAAGATCGTGAAGGCGACGGTCGGGGCGGCGTAG